A single region of the Cumulibacter manganitolerans genome encodes:
- a CDS encoding class I adenylate-forming enzyme family protein, whose translation MGQLVTDAISGWARYAPQQPAIVYNGTDVVTFREIHEWTDNAAHELARLGVQQGDRVGVVGGNSLEWVAAAIGALKLGAIVVPMNERFVADELGHLADVAGTSVVLADAARTDVAQQMAAAKGLAVHPLESFAALRGQEHRPFRTPPLDSVKAAILIFTSGTSALPKAAIYTHDGLLRVVYENALVNPVLKQGTRWMYVLGMSGAPGLPWHVLHALNRGATLYYEKGFDPAKALARLVDEKIEMMVGVPMLFEMMMAQPAFETADLSSLQFSTIAGARCAPQVLSAWLQKGVALRQAYGMTEVTGTYTVNSAEDAFEHPDYCGRGSALSEHRVIRPDGTDCEPEEPGEIIVRSPMLVPGYWHNEEATREAFRDGWFHTGDVGVLDATGSVRIVDRLKDLIISGGYNIAPAEIENVISAVDGVQEVCVIATAHPKFGETPTAIVHGDGSLGEDQIRAVVEERLARYKRPTSYRIVSEPLPRMASGKIARRKVRDIYA comes from the coding sequence ATGGGACAACTCGTCACCGATGCCATCTCGGGATGGGCGCGATACGCGCCCCAGCAGCCCGCCATCGTGTACAACGGTACCGACGTCGTCACCTTCCGCGAGATCCACGAATGGACCGACAACGCCGCCCACGAGCTCGCCCGCCTCGGCGTGCAGCAGGGCGATCGCGTCGGTGTGGTCGGCGGCAACAGCCTGGAGTGGGTCGCTGCCGCGATCGGTGCGCTGAAGCTCGGCGCCATCGTCGTGCCGATGAACGAGCGGTTCGTCGCCGACGAACTGGGCCACTTGGCCGACGTCGCCGGCACCTCGGTGGTGCTCGCCGACGCGGCCCGCACCGACGTCGCGCAGCAGATGGCCGCGGCCAAGGGCCTGGCCGTGCATCCACTGGAGTCGTTCGCCGCACTGCGCGGCCAGGAGCACCGGCCCTTCCGGACGCCGCCGCTCGATTCGGTCAAGGCGGCGATCCTGATCTTCACCAGCGGGACGAGCGCGCTGCCCAAGGCGGCCATCTACACGCACGACGGGCTGCTGCGGGTGGTCTACGAGAATGCGCTGGTCAACCCGGTGCTCAAGCAGGGCACGCGGTGGATGTACGTGCTGGGCATGTCCGGCGCCCCCGGTCTTCCCTGGCACGTGCTGCACGCGCTCAATCGCGGCGCGACGCTGTACTACGAGAAGGGCTTCGATCCGGCGAAGGCGCTCGCGCGGCTCGTCGACGAGAAGATCGAGATGATGGTCGGCGTCCCGATGCTGTTCGAGATGATGATGGCGCAGCCGGCGTTCGAGACCGCGGACCTCTCGTCCCTGCAGTTCAGCACCATCGCCGGGGCGCGCTGCGCGCCGCAGGTGCTGTCGGCGTGGCTGCAGAAGGGGGTCGCGCTGCGGCAGGCGTACGGCATGACCGAGGTGACCGGCACCTACACGGTGAACTCCGCCGAGGACGCGTTCGAGCATCCCGACTACTGCGGCCGCGGCTCCGCGCTCTCCGAGCACCGCGTGATCCGGCCCGACGGAACCGACTGCGAGCCGGAGGAGCCGGGGGAGATCATCGTCCGCAGCCCGATGCTGGTGCCGGGATACTGGCACAACGAGGAGGCGACCCGCGAGGCGTTCCGCGACGGCTGGTTCCACACCGGTGACGTGGGCGTGCTCGACGCGACCGGTTCGGTGCGCATCGTCGATCGGCTCAAGGACCTCATCATCTCCGGCGGCTACAACATCGCGCCGGCCGAGATCGAGAACGTCATCTCGGCGGTGGACGGCGTCCAGGAGGTGTGCGTGATCGCCACCGCGCACCCGAAGTTCGGCGAGACCCCGACGGCCATCGTGCACGGGGACGGCTCCCTCGGCGAGGACCAGATCCGCGCTGTCGTGGAGGAGCGGCTCGCGCGGTACAAGCGCCCGACGAGCTACCGGATCGTGAGCGAGCCACTGCCGCGGATGGCCAGCGGGAAGATCGCTCGTCGCAAGGTGCGCGACATCTACGCCTAG